The following proteins are co-located in the Leptospira weilii genome:
- a CDS encoding TrmH family RNA methyltransferase, with protein MYLCIGETFALNGERDISFLEITSFSNEKLKHISNLKEKKHRETSGLFFIEGYREILRAQKSGKIRFQNVLYSPECFLGENEFSLIRSVGAKNIKVPKKVFEKISYRDRPDGLIATAHFFPIGLDFFEKEPNAFKKLKPILVIEGVEKPGNLGTILRTAEGAGFHTVIVADPRLDLFNPNVIRASTGALFTLDVYLGEIETIYEILKKNHYRTLAVTPEAKKFYFDADLKGKIALVFGSEQYGLSSYARSYSDEYLSLPMFGETDSLNLAMSAGILMYEVIRQGSQT; from the coding sequence TTGTATTTATGTATCGGAGAGACTTTCGCTTTGAACGGGGAAAGGGATATTTCATTTTTAGAGATCACCAGTTTTTCGAACGAAAAACTGAAACATATTTCTAATCTCAAAGAAAAAAAACACAGGGAAACTTCGGGACTTTTTTTTATAGAAGGGTATCGTGAAATTCTCAGAGCACAAAAATCGGGCAAGATTCGGTTTCAAAACGTACTCTATTCTCCCGAATGCTTTTTAGGCGAAAACGAATTTTCCCTCATTCGTTCCGTCGGAGCCAAAAACATCAAGGTCCCTAAAAAAGTTTTCGAAAAAATTTCCTATAGAGATAGGCCGGACGGGCTTATCGCAACCGCGCATTTTTTTCCGATAGGACTGGATTTTTTTGAGAAAGAACCAAACGCATTCAAAAAATTGAAACCGATTTTGGTGATCGAAGGCGTGGAAAAACCGGGAAACCTCGGGACGATCCTTCGAACCGCGGAAGGCGCGGGGTTCCATACGGTAATCGTCGCCGATCCGAGACTGGATCTGTTCAATCCGAACGTTATCCGCGCTTCCACCGGAGCCTTGTTCACTCTGGATGTTTATCTCGGAGAAATCGAAACGATCTACGAGATTTTGAAAAAAAATCATTATAGAACATTAGCCGTAACACCGGAGGCAAAAAAATTTTACTTTGACGCGGACCTCAAAGGAAAAATCGCTCTCGTCTTTGGATCGGAACAATACGGACTTTCTTCTTACGCAAGAAGTTATTCCGACGAATATCTCTCTCTTCCGATGTTCGGGGAAACGGATTCTCTCAATCTCGCGATGTCCGCGGGAATCTTAATGTACGAAGTTATTCGACAGGGTTCCCAAACGTGA
- a CDS encoding class I SAM-dependent methyltransferase gives MKTAKKIEPQRSKENSLKKNSQNQDAIIVAGSYKLLDSGDFRKLEQIGPYTIIRPSPVSAWPPTKPNLWKTTDGEYVRSDKGGGAWNWRKKVDDEFYIRILEYSIKIKFTPFGHLGIFAEQLENWKKIQQLSSGLKKEEEVLNLFAYSGISTLAVLDGGASACHLDSSKGMVDWARDNANASGLADKKVRWMVEDVLKFLKREIKRGKDYRGFILDPPTFGRGASGEVFKIEKDLPELMDLLMQLCGNKPDFIVLTCHSTGFSSLALQRILEGRIRNKGRFYLGELSIPEENGRLYPAGSNCIYVSERLSL, from the coding sequence ATGAAAACTGCAAAAAAAATTGAACCTCAGCGATCGAAAGAGAATTCACTAAAAAAAAACTCGCAAAATCAAGACGCGATCATCGTAGCAGGTTCTTATAAACTACTCGATTCCGGGGACTTTCGAAAACTCGAACAAATCGGTCCTTATACGATCATTCGCCCTTCTCCCGTTTCCGCCTGGCCCCCAACAAAGCCGAATTTATGGAAAACCACCGACGGAGAATACGTCCGTTCGGACAAGGGCGGCGGCGCCTGGAATTGGCGCAAAAAAGTAGACGATGAATTTTATATTCGAATTTTAGAATATTCTATTAAAATTAAGTTTACTCCCTTTGGACATCTCGGAATCTTCGCCGAGCAGTTGGAAAACTGGAAGAAAATCCAACAGCTTTCCTCCGGACTAAAAAAGGAAGAGGAAGTTTTAAACCTGTTCGCGTATTCCGGAATTTCCACCTTGGCAGTGTTAGACGGAGGCGCCTCGGCGTGTCATCTGGATTCTTCCAAAGGAATGGTGGACTGGGCGCGGGACAACGCAAACGCTTCCGGTCTCGCGGACAAAAAGGTCCGTTGGATGGTGGAAGACGTTTTGAAGTTTTTAAAACGGGAAATCAAAAGAGGCAAAGATTATCGCGGTTTTATTTTGGATCCTCCCACATTCGGGAGAGGAGCGAGCGGGGAAGTTTTTAAGATCGAAAAAGATCTTCCCGAACTCATGGACCTTCTTATGCAGCTCTGCGGAAACAAACCGGACTTTATCGTTCTCACCTGTCACTCCACAGGCTTTAGTTCATTGGCTCTTCAGAGAATTTTAGAGGGAAGAATTCGCAACAAAGGCCGTTTTTATCTCGGGGAACTTTCCATCCCGGAAGAAAACGGAAGACTTTACCCCGCCGGCTCGAATTGTATTTATGTATCGGAGAGACTTTCGCTTTGA
- a CDS encoding class I SAM-dependent rRNA methyltransferase → MNRKSELSVRRKHPWIFSGNLSSVTSPFVNGQWLSLFSTENFPIGTGIYSDIGLVAIRVIQFSPSFSKEKIRESLICALQKRNELRKTTNAYRILHGENDFFPGVTIDRLNSTWVVRIYSSSLLAYGRWLVWNLYDICKNYKLGEPQPKRILFDPAEKIGDDKLIFRKHNSKDTPTTSLFSEISNFPLSLAPSTPNLKAEENNILLKSNLYNTTKRIEERLWRGKCEPIKIKTGSTKDSQKSVKRKDNSEKEPLRIRETIQLYGIRFPVELPGQKGGIFLDLRNLRRFLLEKKELSKDKNCLHLFSHTGLTSICMEVAGANSVLSADGSKQALDSFQRVLSLRKKRENDCKHKFVQKNLFQELEDILKDKTFGLIVIDPPNLTPDAKSKQNAFRSYSYLFGSCLASLEESGTIILCSCSGRIRSEELESLAQNILKTKGWTFERFTSLKPEADHPIRKNFPEGNYFKVHIYENCKKN, encoded by the coding sequence CTGAACCGGAAGAGCGAACTTTCCGTCCGACGTAAACATCCCTGGATCTTCAGCGGAAATCTTTCTTCGGTAACTTCCCCCTTTGTCAACGGACAGTGGTTGAGCCTTTTCTCCACGGAAAATTTTCCGATAGGGACCGGAATTTATTCGGACATTGGTCTCGTGGCAATTCGGGTGATACAATTTTCGCCCTCTTTTTCCAAAGAAAAAATTCGAGAAAGTTTAATCTGCGCCTTACAAAAAAGAAACGAACTCAGAAAGACCACTAACGCATATAGGATTTTACACGGAGAGAACGACTTCTTTCCGGGAGTTACGATCGATCGATTAAACTCAACCTGGGTCGTTCGTATTTATTCGTCCTCCTTGCTCGCGTATGGACGATGGCTCGTTTGGAATCTCTACGATATATGCAAAAATTATAAATTAGGAGAACCGCAACCGAAACGGATTTTATTCGATCCCGCCGAAAAGATCGGAGACGACAAATTGATTTTTCGAAAACACAATTCCAAAGACACGCCGACAACTTCCCTCTTTTCCGAAATATCCAATTTTCCCCTAAGCCTCGCCCCTTCTACGCCGAATCTCAAAGCCGAAGAGAATAATATATTATTAAAATCGAATTTATACAATACGACCAAACGGATCGAAGAGAGGCTTTGGAGGGGAAAGTGCGAACCGATCAAGATAAAAACCGGATCGACAAAAGACAGCCAGAAATCCGTTAAACGAAAAGATAACTCTGAAAAAGAGCCGCTTCGAATCCGAGAAACGATTCAACTTTACGGCATCCGATTTCCGGTTGAACTTCCGGGACAAAAGGGAGGCATCTTTTTAGACCTTAGAAACCTACGCAGATTTCTCCTCGAAAAAAAAGAACTCAGCAAAGATAAAAACTGCCTTCATCTTTTTTCCCATACGGGGCTCACTTCGATTTGTATGGAAGTCGCGGGGGCGAATTCCGTTCTCTCCGCGGACGGCTCAAAACAGGCTTTGGATTCTTTTCAAAGAGTTTTGAGTTTAAGGAAAAAACGCGAGAATGACTGCAAACATAAGTTCGTTCAGAAAAATCTTTTCCAGGAATTGGAAGACATTCTCAAGGACAAAACATTCGGGCTGATCGTAATCGATCCTCCCAATCTCACACCGGACGCGAAGTCGAAACAAAACGCATTCAGATCCTATTCTTATCTGTTCGGAAGTTGCCTTGCGTCTTTGGAAGAATCGGGAACGATCATTCTTTGTTCTTGTTCCGGAAGAATCCGGTCGGAAGAATTAGAATCGCTCGCTCAGAATATTCTAAAAACAAAAGGTTGGACATTTGAACGTTTTACGAGTTTAAAACCGGAAGCGGATCATCCGATAAGAAAGAATTTTCCGGAAGGAAATTATTTTAAGGTGCATATCTATGAAAACTGCAAAAAAAATTGA
- a CDS encoding citrate synthase — protein MAEVAILKIDGKEYELPIIVGTENEKAIDISKLRQQTGYVTLDNGYLNTGACTSAVTFLDGELGILRYRGIPIEQLAESSTFTEVAYLLIYGKLPSDTELKTWNDELTIHTLIHEDLKRLYNGFPKDGHPMAIMSSMIGSLSTYYQDSYDPENAEHRHISMIRLLAKFPTIAAFAYKKSIGQPTIHPLNSLDYCANFMNMMFSVPSEDYKIDPEIVKALNLLLILHADHEQNCSTSTVRLVGSSLANLYGAISAGICALWGPRHGGANQEVLEMLQEIQASGLPVKKIVEKAKDKNDSFRLSGFGHRVYKNFDPRAKIIKKACDSVLKRLGVQDSLLDIAKELEETALHDPYFVERKLYPNVDFYSGIIYRALGIPVNMFTVMFAMGRLPGWIAQWKEMIESTDMKIGRPRQIYTGAVETSYKEAKKKA, from the coding sequence ATGGCAGAGGTAGCAATTCTGAAAATCGACGGGAAGGAATACGAACTCCCGATCATCGTAGGTACCGAAAACGAAAAAGCAATCGATATTTCAAAACTTCGTCAACAGACAGGCTATGTAACCCTGGACAACGGATACCTAAACACGGGAGCCTGTACTAGCGCGGTGACTTTTCTCGACGGAGAACTCGGCATATTAAGATACAGAGGAATTCCAATCGAACAACTTGCGGAAAGTTCCACATTTACCGAAGTCGCCTATTTGCTGATTTACGGAAAACTTCCATCGGACACGGAACTAAAAACGTGGAACGACGAACTTACGATACACACTCTCATTCACGAGGATCTCAAACGCCTCTACAACGGATTCCCGAAAGACGGCCATCCGATGGCGATCATGTCCTCTATGATCGGCTCTCTTTCCACTTACTATCAGGATTCCTACGATCCCGAAAACGCGGAACACAGACATATCTCCATGATCCGTCTTCTCGCAAAATTCCCGACGATCGCCGCATTCGCGTATAAAAAATCTATCGGGCAGCCTACAATCCATCCTCTGAACAGTCTCGACTATTGTGCGAACTTTATGAACATGATGTTCTCCGTTCCCAGCGAAGACTACAAAATCGATCCTGAAATCGTAAAGGCGCTCAACTTATTATTGATCCTTCACGCCGATCACGAACAAAACTGTTCCACTTCCACGGTTCGCCTTGTAGGTTCTTCTCTCGCGAATCTTTACGGCGCAATTTCGGCCGGAATCTGCGCTCTTTGGGGGCCAAGACACGGCGGAGCAAACCAAGAAGTGTTGGAAATGCTCCAAGAGATTCAAGCAAGCGGCTTGCCGGTCAAAAAAATCGTGGAAAAAGCAAAGGATAAGAACGATTCTTTCCGTCTTTCCGGATTCGGTCACAGGGTTTATAAGAATTTTGACCCAAGGGCAAAGATCATCAAAAAGGCTTGTGATTCTGTACTGAAAAGACTCGGGGTTCAAGATTCTTTATTAGATATCGCTAAAGAACTCGAAGAAACCGCCCTTCACGATCCTTACTTCGTAGAAAGAAAGCTCTATCCAAACGTAGACTTCTATTCCGGAATCATCTATCGCGCACTTGGAATCCCCGTGAACATGTTCACTGTGATGTTCGCTATGGGCCGTCTTCCCGGTTGGATCGCTCAGTGGAAGGAAATGATCGAATCTACCGATATGAAAATCGGTCGCCCAAGACAGATCTACACAGGCGCCGTCGAAACTTCCTACAAAGAGGCCAAGAAAAAAGCCTGA
- a CDS encoding lytic transglycosylase domain-containing protein produces the protein MKKFALTSLLLFIFGNLYANDDLKYLIKSYSLQKIHRIFRERHPGTESEAYALVRYHEEHPNGNRDKKFAYLVSLLKGKIVLTPGRQDLLEILHSPLPSNSVITKLSLWKLYEEISHRKILGREELIGLLKKFPRENDPLSQNAISEIFRIYYEAGMIRECLEFVKSFSDREQSEIFSPMILYRYAKSLYKSGDIEKAETIFYSILEDSSVFSSVKKFIQVDLQIWKGNSFYTSLTPERAALLLPHLDSSERKHLVLSKDLKRVSFSKGEAFRNTARVLVTLEPEALPSFFKRNANLARSNPDFTAAISRELTNQNLSDKALNLLNDVSPEKNEEVLYGYARAYKKQGNKNLYFRNLIDSLEKSPTNLIRQDELIDLLTGGHKHFLGDAYWKDALRKIPDLPVKGRLVYWYLRFLKQNGRTEELNSWLKSYYRHIPGSYYTRVIREEFQEEISSFPLPSNPTWNKDSLFEYLSLTAGIPELSEKILGKDLDFATQAAAFKLNVRIDGAHSKIRENATLRSAKEYLEVGEMAYALSLVQRYKVQQGIGENEKEEILAALGEQTGTPYLTVFYTRSLMKKEKLSDDVILLPSKLAARIYPRPHRGLVASVSQNVGIEEDIVYAIMRQESFFKENATSISNARGLMQIMGPTGKEIAKRMNLDSYSLFDPEVSIEMGARFLRYLVASNGNSLQWASIAYNGGPGNLRKWKRNHYRGDFNHFLEELPVKEPRDYCRIVSSNYYNYQNLRRYKNL, from the coding sequence ATGAAAAAATTCGCCCTAACCAGCCTACTCTTATTCATTTTCGGCAACCTTTACGCAAACGATGATCTCAAATATCTGATCAAATCTTACAGTCTTCAAAAAATCCATCGTATTTTTCGGGAAAGACACCCGGGAACAGAATCCGAAGCCTACGCGTTAGTCCGATACCACGAAGAACATCCAAATGGAAACCGGGATAAAAAATTCGCTTATCTGGTTTCTCTTCTTAAAGGAAAAATTGTGCTCACACCCGGAAGACAAGACCTTTTGGAAATTCTCCATTCCCCACTGCCATCGAATTCGGTTATTACAAAACTATCTCTCTGGAAACTCTATGAGGAAATTTCGCACAGAAAAATTTTGGGAAGGGAAGAATTAATCGGTCTTTTAAAAAAATTTCCCAGAGAAAACGATCCGCTCAGTCAAAACGCGATCTCCGAAATTTTCAGAATTTATTACGAAGCCGGAATGATCCGGGAATGTTTGGAATTCGTCAAAAGTTTTTCCGACCGGGAACAGTCGGAAATTTTTTCCCCGATGATCTTATATCGTTATGCGAAATCTCTTTATAAATCCGGGGATATCGAAAAAGCCGAGACTATTTTCTATTCGATCCTGGAAGACTCTTCCGTTTTTTCTTCCGTAAAAAAATTCATCCAGGTAGATCTTCAAATTTGGAAAGGAAACTCCTTTTATACTTCCTTGACTCCCGAACGCGCGGCCTTGCTTCTTCCTCATTTGGATTCTTCCGAAAGGAAACACCTGGTCTTATCGAAAGATCTCAAAAGAGTTTCCTTTTCCAAAGGAGAAGCGTTTCGTAACACCGCAAGAGTCCTCGTAACCCTTGAACCGGAAGCTCTCCCGAGCTTCTTTAAAAGAAATGCGAACCTCGCCAGGTCCAATCCGGATTTTACGGCCGCGATATCGAGAGAACTCACAAACCAGAATCTTTCCGATAAGGCCTTGAATTTGTTAAACGACGTGAGTCCGGAAAAAAACGAAGAGGTTCTTTACGGTTACGCGAGAGCTTATAAAAAACAGGGAAACAAGAATTTATATTTCAGAAATCTGATAGACTCTCTCGAAAAAAGCCCTACGAATTTAATTCGACAAGACGAACTCATCGATCTTCTGACCGGAGGTCACAAACACTTTTTGGGAGACGCTTATTGGAAGGATGCTCTCCGTAAGATTCCGGATCTTCCCGTCAAAGGAAGGCTCGTCTATTGGTATCTCCGTTTTCTAAAACAAAACGGAAGAACCGAAGAATTAAATTCCTGGCTTAAGTCTTATTACAGACATATCCCGGGTTCGTATTACACTCGAGTGATTCGAGAGGAATTCCAGGAGGAAATTTCCTCTTTCCCGCTTCCTTCCAATCCGACTTGGAACAAGGACAGCCTCTTCGAGTATCTTTCTTTAACCGCGGGAATTCCGGAACTTTCCGAAAAAATCTTGGGCAAGGATTTGGACTTTGCCACTCAAGCCGCGGCGTTTAAATTGAACGTGAGAATCGACGGCGCTCATTCTAAAATTAGAGAGAACGCCACTCTGCGATCGGCTAAGGAATATTTGGAAGTCGGAGAGATGGCGTATGCGCTTTCCTTAGTTCAAAGGTACAAAGTCCAACAAGGAATCGGAGAAAACGAAAAGGAAGAAATTCTCGCAGCGTTAGGGGAACAAACCGGAACTCCTTACCTGACCGTCTTCTACACAAGATCCCTGATGAAAAAAGAAAAACTCAGCGACGATGTCATCCTTCTTCCATCCAAACTTGCCGCAAGAATTTACCCGAGACCGCATAGAGGACTTGTGGCTTCCGTTTCCCAAAACGTCGGAATCGAAGAGGATATCGTCTACGCGATCATGCGTCAGGAATCTTTTTTTAAGGAAAATGCGACTTCGATTTCGAATGCGCGAGGATTGATGCAGATCATGGGTCCAACAGGAAAAGAAATCGCCAAAAGAATGAATCTAGATTCCTATTCTCTTTTTGATCCGGAAGTTTCTATCGAAATGGGCGCTCGATTTTTACGTTATCTTGTCGCTTCGAACGGAAACAGTCTTCAATGGGCTTCGATCGCTTATAACGGCGGGCCCGGAAATCTTCGTAAATGGAAACGAAATCATTATCGCGGGGACTTCAATCATTTCTTGGAAGAACTCCCGGTTAAGGAACCCAGAGATTACTGCAGAATTGTTAGCTCGAACTACTATAACTATCAGAATTTACGAAGATATAAGAACCTCTAA